Below is a genomic region from Cydia strobilella chromosome 1, ilCydStro3.1, whole genome shotgun sequence.
aaaattggtTTTTCGCTTATTTTACGCTAAAACAAACACTTAAATAAAAATGGTGTCAAAGTTCCATTATATACAAAGACCAATTTACATGTGCGTTATCCGGCAGGTGGCGAACGTCGCAGCTCGCGGCGGCGGTCCCGGCGCGCTCGTCTGTGCGCGGGCGGCGCCGCGTGCCGCGCGCTCACGCACTCCGACACTGAGGTCCCGCTCGCTCTCCAGCCTCGTAAAATAACCGCCTGACGCGAAATCAAGGTCGACATCACCTACCTAGGAGTGCCTACACCGAAGCGCGCCACGGAACCTGATCTGAGGCTTcttattagttatttaagtCTTCGGCCTCGCAGTGATCGACTGTCGCTTCCTTAAATACACCACACCATCTTCATTTAGTCGTAGTTAGCCTCGTAAAATGACCGCGCGCAACGAAACCTGACctgaggtttttttttagttatcttAGTATCCGGCTTCGCAGTAATCGATTATCGCTTACCTACACGATATTCAGTTAGAGTCGTCTGAGAAGTCAATCACTCTCCAGCCTCGTAAAATAACTGCCTGATGCGAGATCACGGTCGACATCGACTAGCTTGGTGTGCCTACACCAAAGCGCGTCACTAAACCTGATATAAGGATTTTTATTAGTTATCTAAGTCTTCGGCCTCGCAGTGTGACCGCGTGACTGAATAGCATCTGAGGCTCGTTGTCAGTCAATATTCTCTTCGGCCTCCAGCCTCGCAGAGGACGCCTATTGCTCCCAGGATACATTGCCGATCTTTAAGCCATCGTATTCGAAACgacattaacccttaaatgcatgattttttctttttgcctggaattaatatatgtcttacataattgtttactgattctaggaaaaattaaaattaaaacatcgattttcactgcttaaccagtattagaatttacatagggtaaataataatttatgtaaatttatacaattattggtaaaagatatataaaaaatcttactaccattagaaatttatactatttgtaatatacctataataaagattttaaatataaataattacaaaccccgaaaaaaccgcctaaattacatactaaaaatcatcaaatttttccaattttccgccatttcgtgttaaaagaaatgtaatttttttaaacttaaatactgcgcaaatttgaataaaacaacggaaagcgtattaatttacgatcaaaataattatacaggaccaaatagattttacctaattatgcataaaattatatgttttttgttgtgtacatacatacatcactatgcattcaAGGGTTAATGGAAACGCAATGGGAACCTTTATATTGCGTATATCCATAGATCTCAGAGGCCACTTCACCATGAGGCGACCTGTGTTGATAAAGTTACTACACTTACGGCTACCAAAACGAACTACCTCGAAGGAAAGGAAATCGTTGGATTTAATTTAACTCAATCTTTCCCTAAGTTCGCAGCATTACTCAACCGATTCAGTTAATCAATTTGTAATAGGTAGTGTTTTGTTAGTTTTCATAGCATTGCATTTTTTATGAAGACTAGCATGCTGTTTtcctatttttatttgcatgacGAAAAAGCTATATATATAGGATATAGAACACCATCACAAATGTATTGATAATTGTAATGAGTGGTGAGCTGCATTGCAATAAGTTCAGCATTAATTTAGGTTTACAATAGCCTTTTAAATATTGAAGTCTCATATGATCTGTTTTTCGACTTAAGTTATGTAATAGGTGGGCAGGTATACATTTTAACGAtttgttttatacttttgtTCAGTTATTTCAAAATACCTAACAAGTTTACCGTAATACAGGAAATAAAGAGCAATTGTAGATTCTGTTAATACCGTAGATTTTGTGACATAAGCTTTGTTCGACTGTGCTATTgctataattttgtaaaaataatatattatcgaATTTATTATGAGAATGGATCGCTTAGTTATCACCTATTACTACTATAGAGGTTCAGCTATGTGTGGAGAAAGAATTGATTTTTAATGAAGTACCCAATTACTTCGATATCACAATGTTTAATACATTCCTGTAAATATATAACGTAGATATATGTAATAAGATAGTGTTAAACGCAAAATAATATTACCATTTCTATTACTATGGGACATGGTAAAttatgaacaaaatattttattttctatcgtAAATATTATTTCGTTTTATATTCTGTTCTACCTCATTCATCAATTAATCCTTCAATCACCAGTTTTGCTCATATTTCGATTATATTCCAATAGTTCCCTAGTCCGTATTGTTCCGGATTGTTTCAGTTTTCCTAATTTTTCTAAAACGAAGATAGTAATTTATGGTATCTATTCGCCAAAGTAAGCCAGACGCAAAAGACTGAAATTTTTAGTAATAACTTtgatacttttacaaaaaaatcccTTCATATTAAACCTAACACACTATGTTAATTCAACAAGTAGGTTTTATATGTCTATTATTGGATAGTACAAAATTGAGTTTGTTATTCCGGAACCACagaagtatttttataaattcttCATTGCAATGTGAGGTGCTAGGATGATTGTGAAGTTTTCTATTGTAGCTCGTTTATCAGCAAGACATCGGCATAAAGTAGGCATTCGTCCCTCTCGAACTTAATTGGTAGAAAGGGAAAAATGCTTATATAATCTCTGTTGTCCATAAACTATAGTCTTACTACTCTTACTGTAGATACTCGTATCTGTATTCAAATTATGCTCGCGttactaatttactttataaaaaaaacttaaattattgtTATGCACATTGGTTCGCACAGGATGTgttagttatataatatataacatatatttaaGACTGTTTAGATTAGTTTATTCAATGCAAGTCAAAAGACATGTAATTGTTCAACATATGAGACTAAACTTCAGAACATGATCTGATTGCTTCAATATTATTTAGTAAGATGTTAGAAGACAgcaatttatgttttatacatatgtaagtaggTTTTAAGCAGTTGTTAGTCTGCTTTTCGTTGCCTAATGAAACCATCGCActcattgtttttttatcatcaaATATTGATATAGCTATATATGTATGCGTAATGTGACATTACGTGTGTTATATAAAGAATATCAAACAAATTTGTGGTTTTTGTGTGATACCTGTTGTTCTGTGGCCATACTGTAGCGTAGCGGGAAGTAGTGTTCTGAATACTGCTAGAAGGGTTGTTTGTTAGCCTACTTAGATGTGTATGTTGTAATAAAGTATAAGAACGGGCCTGCATCTCTAGGATTTGCACGCCCACGTTCCTGTGTTCATTGAGTAGTGTTAGGGAAACAATTTGTAGAAGGTCGAGGTGAACTAGTGTCGTCGTGTATGACAGTGGCGCGACGTACCATCAGCCACACACTACTGACGGTTAACCTAGGAACAATAACATGATATCAACATGTGGGCAGTCAAGTGTGTTGCTGTTGGTACTTACTGCTTTTGCTATCACGAGCGGGCTTTACGAAATAGTATATAAAAGCCGTGATAGCAACAGCaaacctttttttataaattataaccatTAGTGTATTACTATATGATTCAATgcgtcctattttttttagataaaattatatttctaaCGTTTAACATAGCTATATCtactattttgtacaataacgTATAAGTTGCTCTAAATgtagaaatattatttttgattttataagactgtttatgttattaattacttatataatttattaatgacACTCGAATACTTGAATGTCAGATCATTCCACCGATTTAAGTATTTTCAACAACACCAGTTGCATTTGAGTATTATGAATCTTTTCTCATTAACTTTTATTAGAGATCTCAGAgctttaacaaaataataacagtgTTACTATAAAAGCATTTtgtataatacttatttttattaccaaACGTAACGGAAATTCATTAACTTTCTTTgacattataaaatgtatttctgaAATTAAATGGAATCCAATTTAATATTGATTCTTGATAGTATTAAATATGGTATTTCGCTAATTAATTTCAGTTGTTATTGTCACATTATTTGCACATTTTCTACACGAATTATAAAGAACTTACAcgagaataaaaaataataaattaaagtatggcatttcatttattgatttCCAGTGACATACCTATCTAATATTACTAATATATTTTCTCATCTCTAGGTACAGTGCGACAACCGAACACAAATAATTCCAGTCATTGACTTCccaatacctacttatattttatcTGTACTCGGCAGTCGCACTTACCAACGTATTTAACCTTtctcaatggggttggccgaagtacacacacacacacatatagcttgccctgtcaatccttgtcaaacttttgtttaatgccctggatgccagccctttaagccaaatctcatagaaaaaggggcaagctatgcaaacctttgacagttgccaaccccattgcttATATCTTTAACTAGTTCCCCCTTAACGTAAACCTGCAAGATGTTTCTATCATCGGCCAGATACACGAACTTCTGCAAGAGGCTTGCGACGCGTTCCTCTTCCGTCTTGTCCACGGAGTACTCGTGCCGGTCGATATTGCCGGCGGCGTACACGTCCACCAGAAGAGCGTCGACATCTTTGCCCACTTGGAAGTTGCCGATTTTGTGATCCAGATTTAGAGCTGTGGAGGAAAAATAACGGTTAAagtgctagagttagaccaagtgcagagattttgaaaacacgcagtgctagtgttatttctacgtcatattttcatagaagtttgacgtttaaaataacacctgcactgcgtatgctgtcaaaatctctgcacttttcttggtttaactctatgtGGGTAAAGTTTGGGAAACCCCTATCCCCTTGACAACGTGGTCATTTTACGTGATAACTTCAAATCAATTAAGGCATATTTATTAGTCATTTTGATagttataggtaggtaagtattaaACTATGGTCTTCTTGAACTCTGTAGTACCACTAAAACCAAGTAACATTCTGAAGACCAAACAGTAAATTTCTAATGctgttaattataaaaaaattacctaatttaaattacaattcaTTTGTCCTTATCTGTCTTATCATTCTACAttagtcatttaaaaaaaaactgaatacgAGTAGGGAGTAAAAGTACCTTCAGCGCCTCCCATAGTAGCTAAGTAAAACGCTTCCTTCCAGCTAATGGCGTTGTCTCCTCCCGCCTGCAGGTCCAAATGCGTGGACACGTCCATGCTTCTGCGCACAGCGTCTAGTATCGACGCGCTGTCGCCGCCTGACACGTCTGTAGGTACCATAGGAACCTTATTAATGGGGGTATAATGATCGAAATAGCTTAACGAGTTGCAAATGATGACCTCTCGCCTGAGGATTATGcgttagtctgtgcggaaagagtcgagtcgtgaaatgtatgggatccaatacattctacgactcttctaTTTCCGCACAGTCTACACATTACTTCATTACACCTTCTATAGAATTGGCTAATATTAGCATTTTAAAAGAAGATAATCTTACTGTCATTAGGAAATCTGTATTAATTAAGCACAGATGTCTGTTTAGTTTTTTCATTTTAgcatttgaatgcagttttgtctcttcttaaaaataaaagaatgtttcctttaagtaaaatggcctaacttaaggttttaaggcgctttccctccagggcccataaattttttccacactgtatatctaCCTGTCCCCAAGCCCACGCGTAGCCCTCGCTGGCGGTATTTGCGCACGGGGCACAGCCCGGAGCGCAGCCGCGTGTTGGACGCGGGGCAGTGCGCTAGCGACACACCTCGCGCCGCCAGCAGCGACATCTCTGCTTCGTTTAGGTGAATGGCGTGGGCCATGATGCACtggaattaaaataacatagcTGTAggtaacaaattaaaagtataatTTCATGATGAAGAGTCGGGATCTCCAACAAGTTCTGATCTGCCATTTCTTGCAATCAATATCTAGCTTAacctaattttattacttactgaGTATATTGTAATATTGTTACTATGTAGGTATTCTATACATACTTATAGATTTATTATctatcatagacctagcattacatagatgagctatacgcgtgcgcccgcgaGGGacggaacatacgcaatgcgacaatatagTTGATCAATTAGATTTGTACCCCACcttaaaccatacaaatttacagtggggaataaaaaaatgtgagactgacgaggacaaacaataacagcgctttctctgctactcctactgaaagatacacagtggcgtagctaggggggGGGGTGCAAGTGCCCctggcgccatccaagggggggcgccaaaatgggcaaaagccagcagcagggaaacttttgtcataTCCTCTGGCTACGCCCCtgaagatacataagactatcccgttcggtcatttccccacACCCCATACGTAAAAAAAGGACAGCTCATAAGCAACAAGCAAATATAgcctatgtaggtatgtacgttgtaaaaatatttaccttGTTATTGAGGAGTTCACTTTTGTCATACACTTCTCCATAACTTGTACAAGATGGGTACATTTCTAACACATATTCTATTTCCTTCAGGTTCTCAGATATGTGACTCTGAAAGAATAACAATACgcatgtttattaaatatattgctGCAGGCAAGCTACTACGCTATTTAGCTTAAATTTGGAATAACTATTGTTACCAATATAAAGTAGGACCTACTTTATATTGGTTACAATAGTTATTCTATATAGAACCTGGTTCTACTTATAAGTCATCTAACCTGTATCCTGCAGTCATACTTCTGGGCTATCTTTGCCAAACCAGTCATCAGAGGCTCATCACAACTAACTGCAAACCTTGGCGTTATTACTGGCTGCACCAAgtcattctaaaaaaaaaatatgtttgctaTACAAAAAACGACCTTGATGGGttaaatttagaatagaatttcgGTTCTCAGTTGATCTGATATTGCAGTgggaaaaagaaaaaagttttatGTTTTACTAGCAGCATTGGTCACAAATAGCCAAGTCAAGCCATTGGTCAAGTGTGTGTCTATCGCATCAATGtggttagtttatattttagtataaaatttgaaatttatagttttttaatatgacaccttttttaattattttaatatggagCCTTACCTGATCTCTCAAAAAAACATGCTTTATATACTGACCTCATAAGACAAAATAGTTTGCACAAACTTCTCTACTTGGTCCAATTCAACAGCAGTCTCATTATAATATCCTGCATGATTCTTGATGTTCATGCTGACTTTGCCCACTAGTGCCCTTTGTTTATGTTTCAGCACAGTCTTCGCCAGCTCAATAGTTCCTTCGAGATGTAGAGAGCCAAAGTAGCAGGCGGTTGTGGTGCCATTGGTTAGAAGTCTTTGCTAGAAACATGGTAAGAATATTTCAATTGTAATTGCAATTCGTTTTGAGTACTCTTTGGTGCCAATGAATTCCTGCTAAATTGGGAGTTGCACAATATTAAATGTCCACAATTCTtcgtttgtataaaaaaaaatgcagaatCACTGAATTTAAACTATTGTTGCTCGAGATAATTTTGGTAGGTTTATAGTTATGGACTGCTCTTAGCTCGCTTGAATAATTAACTAGGGACATATAATAAACTGTTTTTACTTACCACAACCTTATCATAAACCTTGGCAGCAAATTCCACATCTTTGTACTGGCTTTCCAAGGGGAAAGTGTATTTATCCAGCCATTCTAGCAAAGGTCTATCAAGCCCAATACCCAAGTTAGGGAACTGCGGGGCATGAGTGTGGCAATCCACAAATCCAGGAATTAGCAGCTGATCTGCTTTCAAAGTTATAGTTTTGTGGTCGGTAAAAGCTCCAGATTGTTGTAAGGAATTGTACTCTTCTCTTGAACCCAATTTAGTAATCTGAAAGATAACAAGACTTTTTAGTGTGGAAGTTAAAAAGCTGTGACAATCAAATTAGTCATGGTGATTGATGAAATGATTTCATACAGTCCACTTACCTTTCCATTCTCAGTGGCCAAATAGCCGGCAAATGACAAATCTTTAAATGAAGACGATGATACAATAGACCCAAGAAATACGTTTTTTGCTCCAGacattatgagtattatgatATAAGAACCACTAGTCACACGCACATGGATTAACTACTTTAACTGGGTATGTTTTGACAACTATTATCATTTATCTTACGAAACTTGCaagaaaattttgtaaccattcTAAGCGATTTGatcatatttgttgttattgatgATAAGTGATaacatatttgtttttaaacagATTCACATAACATGCCCATCTCTTTCTTTCACTTTTATAATAGACACTAAAAGAAAGAGATACCATGATCATAGACATGAAGTCGTGAGATGAGATAACTTTCGACATTCCAACTGTCAACTTCCTGCGCGGGCGATGACAGTATTACGTTTCGTTACGATACGACATAAAATGTCTAGATATCTTCCTtgtttgtaaatgtaaattgtTTCTTACACAAACCTAAGTAAACacgttttcttatttatttgtgCACTTTTGAAAGCTTTTGTGTAGGTAATCTTCATTAACTAACGCGGTACTTATCTTTTTCTAAATAGGTAGATCGTTAAAAACTAAACGCACAAATTTGCTTTAACTGCATAACTGGCGCGAAATTTGAACAGTTTTGTTATCCGTTAGTATTCCTTGAAGATATTAAAATTTGGTACCAGCAGTGCCAGTTATTgtcacctattttattttaggaaTTTACATACCTATTCTGTGTATCTACCTAAAGTTGGAGTGGGATAGATCAGAATATGCTAAATATTCCTGCAACTTTAATAGCAAAAAATTGTCGGAAGCAATGCGCAATGTgatttttccgtaaataaaagaATAGCCTTAAAGTGTAGGTACATGTATGTACAAACTCATAACGTTTCGAAAGTAGGTATTGTTATTATCGAATAGCTGTTATCCTATAAAGGTATTGATGCCATGATTCCCGCGCGAGTTGATATCCATCCCGCCAGGTTATGAAGCGTCCGGATCGGGCGTTGGACAGCCAAATTGTCGACTGACCGGTCGCAGCTAGGGTGATGGCTTCTTCCAGTCGGTTATGAACCTTGCGAGCTTCCTCTAGGGCCTGAAATATTTGTGAGAGTTGGACCTGAGTTTGACATGGTAAGCAAAGTTGAGCAAGCTTACTATttggtatataatatatttttctcaaaaatggacggcaaagtcgacgttgccggttaaaaagtaggtcgcgaagggCGTAGTTTATTTtccgtcaaaaaattaaaaagttaaaaacattgcagtctcgatttcgggactgcaatgttgcatgttgcatacaaattccattatttgtcgagttccaaactttttaaaagttgaagtggccatatcaaatgaaggcataggtccattaaacagccaaacagatgatcagtacttattattataatgttggtaccgcgactatttaggtgtctcaaataggttggcgtattttcagcagaaaaatacacttctatttttaattaaaaaaaataaaaaggcggcaaagcaaatctttttacttttttctgagaaaatatatacataagagcgttgcttctgtaaaatatttatattttatttgttattattgcgccatttttgagaaaagcactatatatgactcggctggaaggctacttgctggcttcggattcaattaaacggactcccaaggtcgtccgtttaaaacgaatcctcagccagcaagtagctacttccgagcctcgacaataatgtactaaagTGCGAAAAATGTCATATCTCTCGACCCTCACAAAGCAATGTTTAGGTGTGTCTACAAACAGTAGCAgaagtacctaagtaaatagGAGGCAGAGGCATATTAGGTACTACATAATCGGAAAACCATTTTATTGTTAGTGAAATAGTAATAAAAGGTAAATACGTGTGTAGATCATTTTGACATCTCACCATCAGATTGTCAGATGACGTGTTTGGCGTTTCTTCaatcaaaaacgtcacttttgacactgacagatccgatccatatcgtatcgagatcttatttttgatgtttattaaaattagaatcaggccgtAGACCGGAGAAAAACAGCTGGTACGGAGTGCCTAAGGGATCAAGtccttttttttgcattaaagaTTTCTTTTGATCAACAAACCAtcattatatgaataaatatatataaaaaagcaGTGACCTCGTGTGTCCAATAAATTGGTACGCTCGCTTTGCAGTTAGCCCGATCGGCATTAAAGGTTCGTGTTTATGTAATCGTTAGATTTGTTTCAATACGTGTAATAAGTTTAATACTGAGCCACGGCTAGACTAGGGACAATTGTCCCACGACACGTGTCGAGTGAAGTGCCGCGACTTTGCCGGACTTCGCTCGGGTATTCGGGTGGTCGGGTGACATCGTATATATATGTGCGGCGAGCAATGTCGCCCGACATGTCCATTATGTCCAACGGCGCGGCACTTCTCCCGACGTCGCAGGCGACACGTGTCGTGGGACAATTGTCCCTAATCTAATATCTTTTATTTCACCACCTGCATGAGTTTTAACTATTGTGCCTACAGCCAGCTGCAAAGGTAGTTGTCTTCCCTTTAGATATAGGTAATTACCCGGGTAAATACCCGAGGGCGGGTATTAAATACCATTGTAAATACCTATTTACCTGGATGGGgtattagattttttaaatacccAGGACCATCTCTACTCCCCCTGCAATCAAACTGCTAAGCAGGGAAGGGGCATCCAACTATCTCAGCGGCTGATgactatacctacatatacctgATTAAATGCAGCGGTTGCTGCTGAAC
It encodes:
- the LOC134755805 gene encoding guanine deaminase, producing MSGAKNVFLGSIVSSSSFKDLSFAGYLATENGKITKLGSREEYNSLQQSGAFTDHKTITLKADQLLIPGFVDCHTHAPQFPNLGIGLDRPLLEWLDKYTFPLESQYKDVEFAAKVYDKVVQRLLTNGTTTACYFGSLHLEGTIELAKTVLKHKQRALVGKVSMNIKNHAGYYNETAVELDQVEKFVQTILSYENDLVQPVITPRFAVSCDEPLMTGLAKIAQKYDCRIQSHISENLKEIEYVLEMYPSCTSYGEVYDKSELLNNKCIMAHAIHLNEAEMSLLAARGVSLAHCPASNTRLRSGLCPVRKYRQRGLRVGLGTDVSGGDSASILDAVRRSMDVSTHLDLQAGGDNAISWKEAFYLATMGGAEALNLDHKIGNFQVGKDVDALLVDVYAAGNIDRHEYSVDKTEEERVASLLQKFVYLADDRNILQVYVKGELVKDISNGVGNCQRFA